From the genome of Pectobacterium atrosepticum:
GTGACGGCGGCGGAGAAGTCGCGTGGGTAACCTTTCTTCTCCATTTCCGGGATCATCACCGAACCGATTGAGGCCGTGTCTGCGACGGAAGAGCCGGATATCGCGCCGAAAAATGTCGATGCAACGATGTTAACCAGCGATAAGCCGCCGCGAATAAAGCCGACAAAGATGTACGCGAAGCTGACCAGACGACGAGCGATGCCGCCTTCGGCCATAATGGCCCCAGCCAGAATAAAGAAGGGAATCGCCAGCAGCGAAAATTTGTTCACGCCATTAGTAATCTGAATCATAACCGCTTCAAGCGGTAAATCGATCCAGAAGGCGCCAACAATCGCGCTCAACCCTACCGCATAGGCGACGGGAACGCCGACCGCCAACAGCACTGCCAGCGTGGCAACAAGAATAAATGCATCCATGGTATTGGCTCCGAATTAAGAACTGCCAAGCATGACCACAGGGCGTTGATCCTGCGGGCCGAAAAACATTTTTTCGATGATAAAGAGCACGGTGATTAACGAGCCGATAGGCAGCGGTAAATAACTTTCACCCGCGGTTAATAATGGGAATTCTGCGACAGGTTGTTCCCATAATTCCATGCAGAGCACTGTGCTGTAATAGAGAATAAACAGGCTGATTAAGAGCATCAGGAGATTCGACAAATGAACGCAAATCTTCTTACCGGATTCTGGCAATCTGTCGGTCAACATGCTGACGGCAATATGTGAGTTGGCACGGTAACTGACCGCTGCGCCTACAAAAGTGAACGTCACCATACAAATAATCGAAATGGGTTCCGGCCAGGATAATGCGGAATTTAAAGCATAGCGTGCGAATATGCCGATAGGGATTATTAGCGTCATAATTAATAACGCCAGACCAGAAACCCACATGGCAATACGATAGAGTACATCCATACTTAAGTGATAAGACTGTGCCATTGTGTCACCTATATTCACTCAGTTGAGTGATAAGCGAAGGATAATTGTTTATATCAGGCCATTAGGGTGGCGGATAATAGATAACTGAGATCGCTGACAAAGTCGTAGTGCGGTGATAATGGATTAGTTTTCCATTATCACCGTTTTCATTACGTAACTATGCTCGTCAACGTTCTGCTATTTATCCGCTGGAATGCGGTCTGAATTATTGGACGTCGGCGACGGCTTTAATCAGCTCCTGATATTTGGCACCAAACTGGTCGCGCACGGGCTGCGTAGCTTTGAAATAATACTCGGTATCAATTTCATGGAATTGAACGCCACCAGCCTTCATTTTATCCAGTGATTGCTGATTATATTCATTCCACAGTACGCGCTGTTCTTGCTGCGCTTCTTTCGCCAGCTTCAGGATAAGATCCTGATCTTCTTTGGAAAGCTTATCCCACTTGGCTTTGGAGTATAGGAACAGCTCAGGAATAATGAAGTGGCGGCTCCAGGTGAAATTCTTGGCAACAGGCATGTAGTTATGCGCAACATAGGTTGGCGGATTATTCTCGGTGCCGTCAATGACGCCGGTTTGCATGCCGCTGAAGACTTCGCTTGTGCCCATGGCGATGGCGTTAGCACCCATGGCTTTCAACGTTGCGAGAGCAACTTGGCTGGTTTGAACGCGAATTTTCATGCCTTTGAGGTCTTCAGGTTTCGCCACGGGCTGCTTGGTGATTAAATTACGCGTTCCCGCGTCCATCCAGCCTAGGAAAACCAATTTTGATTTACTGCTATGGGTAATTTTGTCACCAATTTCCTGACCGATTTTCCCATCCAGTACTTTGTGAAGATGATCTTCATCACGGAAAATATAGGGCAGGGTGAAGACTTCTATTTCCGGTAAAATAGCGGCAACGGGCGTCATTGATACACGGATAATATCAATAGCACCGAGCTGTGCCTGTTCAATCATTTGTTTTTCATCACCTAATACGCCACCGGGGAAGGTATTAATTTCCAGCCTGCCATTGGTAGCAGCTTGTAATTTCTCTCCCATTTTTTGTACGGCAACGACATTAGGGTAACCTTCAGGGTGAACATCAGAGGCTTTAATTTGTTGTGCCTGAATCGCTTGACTCATTAGTAATGCAGTAGAGCCCAGACAAACGCCGATCAATGTTTTCGACAGCTTCATTGAGTTATCTCCAGAGGTAGGGTGACATTATCGATAATCAAATGGTGATTTAAAAATGTAAACCCATGAAAAATAGAGTAATGAATAGAGGGTTTACTGATGAGAGCACGGCGCCTTTGTGTGAGCTATTATCGTGGCGCGCGTCGGTATTCTCTGTGGGTTAAGCTAACCTATTATACAACTTCGTAGAATGACTCGTGTCACAAAAGAAAAAGCTAATATGAAATGCTGTTTTATATGGATTTTATTCCTACGCTCTTAATCTAAATATGCGTAACTTGGTGTTTTTGTTTATCTTGTTGTGTACTTGTGTTTCTATTTATTTCACTAAACTTATCGCCAGCTATCATGAAATGGTGTGATAACTTAATGTCGATCACAAAAACCTCACGATATAAGGCTGCGTTTTAGATGAGCACCTGCGGCTGTCACCTGCCAGATATATTCCTGAATGCTATTTTTTATAGTTTTCTTATGCCTTTCCTGTCGATGTGCAGGTAATACCCCCAAAAACCCTGTCAGAACGCAATAAAAAGTGTGTTATCTGGTGTAAATAATAATGAGAACGACTATCAATTCGTTCAGGGTTTGGTATCATTTCAGGCTGCGTTATTGCTGCATCATACCTGCGGGTATGTGCGGGTATTGTACAGAACGAATGGTGGAGGCACAGCGTGAAGACGGCTGTCAGTAATACAACTCAACAGGTGTTATCAACCTGGCAAAAAAAGCGTGGCGCGTTCAGCGCATTTTCCCGTAGCGTGCTGGTTATCCTGCTGTGTACGGCGGGACTAAGTGGAAATGCGTTTGCGGCTCCGGCGACGACGCCGTTATCGACACAGAATGCCGCGCAGCCTGCTGCTGCGTCCCCTTCCGCACCTGTCACGACCGATGCACAAGCACCGACGTCAGCGCTCACGCTTCCTGCCAGTGCGGCACCGGGCACCAATAACCTGATGAAAACCGACTTGTCCGTCTGGGGCATGTACCAGCACGCTGATGCCGTAGTGAAAACGGTAATGATCGGTTTGCTGCTGGCTTCCGTGATTACCTGGGCGATCTTCTTCAGTAAAAGCGTCGAAATGTCTGGCGCGAAACGTCGCCTGCGCCGTGAGTATCTGGCGTTGGAACAGGCGAAAACACTCGACGATGCGCTGGAAACGGCGGATGCGTTCAAAACGGGCAGCGTAGCGCAGCAATTGTTGGCGGATGCACAGAACGAACTGGATCTTTCCGCCCGTTCGGATGACAACAACGGGATTAAAGAACGCACCGCGTTTCGTCTGGAGCGTCGTGTGGCGGCTACCGGGCGTCATATGGGGCGTGGTAACGGCTATCTGGCAACGGTCGGCGCGGTTGCACCGTTCGTGGGGCTGTTCGGTACGGTATGGGGCATCATGAACAGCTTCATCGGTATCGCACAGACGCAAACGACTAACCTGGCGGTGGTCGCACCGGGGATTGCAGAAGCTCTGCTGGCGACGGCGATTGGTCTGGTTGCCGCGATTCCTGCGGTTGTCATCTATAACGTCTTCGCACGCTCGATTGCTGGTTACAAAGCTACGGTCGGTGATGTGGCTGCACAAGTGCTGCTGCTGCAAAGTCGCGATCTCGATGTGGCTGCCAGCAACGATAACCGGGCGTCTTCAGCAGCGCATAAACTGCGGGTGGGTTAAGTCATGGCGATGCATTTGAAGGAGGACGTGGGTGATGACGGTGAAATGCATGACATTAACGTCACGCCGTTCATTGACGTCATGCTGGTTCTGCTGATTATCTTTATGGTGGCGGCGCCGCTGGCAACGGTGGACATTCGTGTCGATCTGCCTGCTTCATCGGCAGTACCGCAGCCGCGGCCGGAAAAGCCGCTCTATCTGACGGTAAAAGCGGACAAGCAAATGTTCCTGGGGGAAGAGGCGATTAACGATCAGTCTCTGGCTCAGGTACTGGATGCGAAAACCAGTGCCAATAAAGAAACGACTATCTTCTTTCAGGCAGATAAAAGCGTCGATTATGAAACCATCATGAGCGTGATGGATTCACTGCGTAAAGCGGGCTACCTCAAGGTGGGTCTGGTTGGCGCGGAATCTGCCGCCGCTAAGTAACGGCTGATCGATTCAAAAGGGAATGTGGTGCGATGCTCTAAGAAGCGACGCTAACCGCGTTCCCTTTTTACGTTCTACCTGCTGGTGAAGTGTGTTGGGCTATGTCGCGAGTCATGCCCGCGAGTCAGGATGACGCCAGTGAATCCGCGTCGGGATATAGCGCCGATCTTCTTCAAGCGGCTGTTGTGCAATCAAACTCGTAATCATTTCAAAGCTGTTGCGTGCCAGATTTTCACAATCCTGCGCCACGGTATCGATCTTCAGCGGTAAACAATCAAACAGATAGTGATCGTCAAAGCAGCACAGACGGATGCCGCTTTCCATCAGGTTATGCTGGTTCATATAACGCAGCACGCCTTCCATCAGGCCACAGGCGGCAACAAACAGTGCTTTTGGCGGGCGACCCAGCGTCGCACACAGTTGAGCAAACATTTCATAACCTGCGCTGGGGTGGTAGTTGCCATGAAGAATCCACTCCGGCTGGCACTCGATACCGGCACGCGTCAACCCAAGCTGAAAGCCTTCCAGACGGTGGCGAGTCGGGGAAATTCGCGGCTGGCCGCCAAGGAAATAAAATTCATCACGATGCTGGCGGGCGATACGCTCGACCATTTCTGCTGTGGATTCTACCGCTTCGGAAATGACCATCGGCAGTGTGGAATCACCAATAATCCGGTCAAATTGCACGACGGGCAGCTGCTGATTAATTTTCTGATACTCGATATCACTCAGCAGGCTGGAAGCGACAATCAGGCCATCGACCTGGCGCTGTACCAGACTGTTGACCGCCATCATCTCCTGACTGGCATTTTCATCGGTACAGGCAATTAGCAACTGTAGCCCAGCTTCGCGGCACCGCATCTCCAGTTCGCGGGAAATCACGGCAAAGCCGTAGTTGGTCATTTCTGGCACCACCAGCCCCAGCGTGTTACTGCGTGAGGAACGCAGTGAACGTGCGTGAATACTGGGCTGATAACGCTGCTCGTGTGCGACGGCTAAAATGCGATCGCGCGTTTCATCAGAAACGCGGAACTCTTTGCTGCGGCCGTTCAGCACCAGGCTGGCGGTAGATTTTGATACACCGGCCAGCGCGGCGATGTCACTGATTGTTATGCGTTTAGTCGGTTTCACCGCGAGGTCTGCTATCAGAAAAAAGGAAAGTTATTCTATCACGCATGGCGCTAACAGCCAGTGTTGTAGCGTTAATTGCCCAGAGCCGCTGAACGTCATGGTCGCCTCGCTTTCCGGGAAAGTTCGTGCAGACATCACGGCCTCGCCATCGTTGATAAAAATTTCAACGCTGGAGCGATCGCACAATATCTGTAATTGACGCAGGTCGCCGCGCCAGTAGCGATGTTCAGGTTCGCCTGTGCGTCGGTTGCGTCGGCTTATCGTTACGCGTTCACCGTCCCAACAGAGAACAAGCTGGGAGGCAAGATTGAGCTGGAATTCCCCCTGAACGGTGATGAGCACTTCTGCGCTACTAATGGGTAGCGGCGACGCGTAGTCTGCTGCACCACGCCAGGTGTAATGCTGTCTGCGCAACTGTTGTAATTCGCGCGCAGGACGTTGATAAACGCGATCGTCATGCAGCGTGAGTTCACGCGCGCAGGTCATAGTATGAATCCAGCCGTGCTCGATCGTCGGTTCAAAAAATTCATTGTCGTCAGGAATCGACATCCAGCCAAACAGCAGGCGTCGCCCGTCTTCACTCAGCGTGGTTTGTGGGGCGTAAAACTCAAAGCCGAGATCCAGTTCATGGAAACCCTGATGCGAGTAATCGCCGTTTTCGTAGTCGAGTGAGCCAATGAAATAGCCCGCCTGAAAGGTATTCAGGTAGCGTTCATCTTCAGCGGGAACGCCTTGTGGGCAGCAAATCAGTATGTCTTCGCCATCCAGCGGGAACAAGTCTGGACACTCCCACATATAACCAAAATCACCGAGCCCGCCCAAACGAGAGCCGGCGATCTCGGCGATCTTTTCCCACGCCAGCAGATCGGCAGAACGATAGAGCACGACCTTCCCCTGAAGATCGAGATCCTGTGCGCCGAGCACCATGTACCAGTGGTCACCATGACGCCACACTTTCGGATCGCGAACGTGGCCAGTGTAGCCGTCTGGGAGCGTCAGAACCGCTCCCAGCTTGTCGTATTCACCGTTAGGATTTTCGCGGGCGAGACACTGAAACGCGGTGCGTGAGCCATCGTCGTATTTGACGTTACCCGTGTAAATCAGCGTGATCGCACCGTGATCTACGACGGCAGAACCGGAGTAGCAGCCGTGGCTTTCATAGCTTTCGCTCGGCACCAGCGCGACGGGTTCATGCTTCCAGTTCACCAGATCGGCGGAACTCCAGTGCCCCCAGAATTTTGCTCCGTGGGCACAGGCCAAAGGATTCCACTGATAAAACAGATGGTAACGCCCGTTGTGATGAATAAATCCGTTCGGATCGTTAAGCAGACCCACACACGGTGACAGATGCCATTCCGGGCGATATGGGTCTTCCTGTTTCCGTGAGTGACCTGACATCAGGGCGTGCGCCATGCGTTTTACTAAGTGGACTTCCTTCATTATTCGCTATCCGTTTTGTATTTCAGCAATAAGGAAATGACAAAGGCGGCACCGAATGCAATCAACATCCCAATCAGGTAGTTAAGCATCGAGCCACCTTGCACAATGGCTAGCCCCGGAAAACCGGTCAGCCCGACCGCCGTCATATTGACGTGATTGAAGACGACCCATGCGCCACCGAGCGCACCACCCGCCAGTGCTGCGAGGAACGGCTTAATGAAACGCAGGTTGATACCAAAGATCGCTGCTTCGGTGATACCCAGCAGACAGGAAAGCCCCGCCGGAACGGCAATCGCTCTGGTTTTGGCGTCACGCGTTTTAAAGTAGACCGCCAGACACGCGCCGCCCTGCGCCACGTTCGCCATTGCCCAAATTGGCAGCAGGAAGTTGACGCCGATATTCGGGTTGCCGAGTAGTCCGGCTTCAATCGCATGGAAGCTGTGGTGAACGCCGGTGATCACGATGACGGAGTAGAGGCCACCGAACAGTAAACCCGCGAACCAGCCAGCATGAGCAATCAACGTGCTGAGGACGAGAGAAATACCATCGCCAAGCGCGCGTCCTGCTGGGCCGATGAGCAGCATCGCGACGAAGCCGGAGATGATGACCGTCAGGAAAGGCGTAACGATGATGTCCAGTGCGTCCGGTACGACTTTACGCAGGCGTTTTTCCACAAGACTCATGAACCAGACGGCCAGCAGTACTGGGAATACGGTACCCTGATAGCCAATCATGGCAATGTCCATGCCGAAGAAATGCATGGTCTGGAAGCCCCCCGCCACGCCCCAAGCGTTGGTCAGCGCAGGATGGGTCAGAATGCCGCCCAGCGTTGCACCCAGATAGGGGTTGCCGCCGAATTCCCGTGCAGCGGTAAAACCGATCAGAACAGGCAGGATAATAAAGGCAGCGGAGCTGAACATATCCAGCATCACAAAGATCGCGCTGTTGGCATCTACCCAGCCGTAGGTCTTGATCATGCCGAGCAGCCCCATCAACAGGCCGGAAGCGATAATCGCTGGCATTATAGGGACGAAGATGTTCGATAGCAGACGCGCCAGACGTTGCAGCGGATTCAGCTTTCTCGCCGCGATAGAGGCGGCTTCAGATTTGCTTGATTCGCTGATACCTGCGGCTTTAATGAACTCGGCATACACTTTGTTAACCAGTCCGGTGCCGAAAATAATCTGCATTTGTCCGGCGTTCTGGAAGCATCCTTTCACGCCGTCAACGTTCTCGATCGCTTTCTTGTCGGCCAGGCTGTCGTCATTCAATACCAGACGTAGACGGGTCGCACAGTGGGCCGCGCTGGCGATGTTTTCTTTCCCACCGAGAAGGGGGATTAGCGCGGCGGCAGTAGCATTGATATCCATGTTATTCCTCTTTTTCAATAGGATATGCAGTTTCTTTGGCGTCGATTAGCGTGTCATCGACGCCAAGGCTAGCCAATGATCAGAACCAGGTTTCCATCTGGATGCCAAAGTTCCATTCGCCGCCTGCTTTAAAGCCGGTGGAGCCGAACGTATCATCGTTGGAGTAGTTATCCAGTCGTTTATCCCAGTCCATGTAGCTGGCAAACACGCGTAGTTCAGGACGGCTGAAGAAGTTGCCGATATCGCCAACCTTGAATGTAGGCGCGAAGGTCAGTTTATAGAAGCCGCCGCTCACCTGATTCAGGCTCCGATAACCGCGCGGATCGAGGCCCATGTATTGATAGCTGCCTTCATAGGCCAGTGCAAAGTTTTCGGTGATTTCCTGAATCAGGCGCGCATTAAAGGTCACCCATTCGTAGCTATCGCCGCTGACGTAACGGTCTTTGCTGGTTTGCGCCAGAATGGACGGTGCGAAGCTCCAGGTCTTGTTCAGCGCTGTTGTGCCGTAGGTCGCAAAGCGCCATGTGTTGGCGTCGTTGGTGAGGTTACCGTCGGAACCGATACTCTTCACTTCGCCGCCTAGCCCGTGGCCGTAGAGGATCGCAGTTTTCGATGTCCCGTCGCGTAAGCCGTAGAAGCTGTCGCCGTGGTAAGCCACCATCGCGTGATAGCCTTTGCCGCCCGCATTGGTATTGGTGACGGTGATGTTATCGCGGCTTGTGCCAGTGTTCTCTTTTACATCATTGTTCTTCGCGGTTAATCCGCTCAGCATGAACTGGAATGGCCCAACGTAGTTGTTGGCGGTAAAGACGTAGTTTTTGATGTCGTTATCCAGCGAGGTGATTTCACCGAGGCTGCGGCCATACAGCGAGAAGTTACTCTTGGCGCTATCTGCCCATTTCACGTCATAGATCCCGCCGCCAGTACCGGCGAGGAACACGACATCGCTATCCAGCCAGTGGATATCGAAGTTATCGCGATCGAAGCGTTTACCCGCCCACAGCGTAGTGTCCTTAAAGACATCGGTGAAAGTCGGCAGTGAGCCCAGCTCGACGAAGGCTTCGCGGATGTTCAGATCGCTGGTGGTCGCCGTCCAGTCGTTATAGCTGCGCTGACCGTCCGCCATCATCACCTTGAATCGGGTGGTTGCGCCGTTATCCAGCTTCTGTTTGTGCTCTAGTTTGAGCTCGACGTAGGTGTCGTCTTCATTACCCAAACGACCAATATGCCCGCCTGTCTGACCGGCAGGGGACATGCCCGGCCCGATATCGGTTTTGGCACTGGTGGCGGAATCATTGATCGACAGGCCGGAACGCGCGTAGCCGTGGAATTCGAATCCATCGGAGAATGACTTCTGTTTGGCCAGCGCCGTTGTGCGCTGCTCCACCTGCTGGGTTTTTTGTTCGGTTTGGGTGGTGCGGGTTGCTAGCTGCTGGGTTTGCTTTTCAGCAGCATTGGCTCTGGCTTCGGCGGCCTGAGCGCGGGCTTCAGCCTGTTGCAAGCGTTGTTCCATTGCGTTCAGGCGGTCTTCGATACTGTCGGTGTTGGCAGCAGAAACATAAAACGGGGCGGAGAGTAATAATCCTATCGTCACAGCAAGGTGGCTTGGTTTCATTTTTTCGTTCTCGTCGTGAAGGAGATTTATTGTTTTTGGAATTCTCATGTTTAGCTAAATTGCTAAACCGGTTTTTCTTGAGGAAAATAAAAGCCAGCAGAAGGGTTAGCAAGAAATTTCACTCACCCGATTCTGTAACTGTGATCCTGACTACAAAACCGGGCGGTAATCGTATTAAACGAGGGGGGGATTAGACCTTGGCTAAGGGGAGTGTGTACAACTGCTGGGCATAGGGAAGCGCCGTCATCGCGCCTTTTGCCGTAGTAGCTAGTGCGCCGCACCGTTGCGCCTGCTCGATAATCGGATCCCAGCTCAGCGGCTGTGACAAATCATCATATTCCGCCAGACCGTGCAGCAAACCGGCAACGAAGGCATCCCCTGCACCCGTGGTATCGACAGGTGTCACCGAGGGGGCAGCAAAGTGTTGTAGCTGGTGGCGATCGTGCAGCCAGACACCTTCGCTGCCCAGTGTCACCAGCAATAGCCGAGTGGGGTAGCGCAGCATGAATTGCTGGATCCCTTCTTCAACATCAGATGTTGGACAGAGAAAGGTCAGCTCTTCACACGACAGTTTCACCACATCGGCCAGCATCAGCGCTTGTGTCAGGCAGTCGCGCAGTTCCTGCTCGCTTTGCCAGAGGTCGTCACGGATATTGGGGTCGAAGCAAACGCGCCCCAGCGCGGCTTTAATCTGTCGCATTGCCTCAAACGCGGTACTGCGCGACGGTTCCTGCGACAGTGCGATAGAACAGAGATGCAGCCATTCTCTCCGGTTGAATACCGGCAGATCTTCCGGTTGTAGGAACAGGTCGGCACTCGGGCGTACCATAAACGTGAAGGTGCGTTCACCCGCGTCATCGAGGCTCACGACCACGGTTGATGTGCGGTGGTGTCTGTCGTACGCCATGTAGTGGGTATCGACGTTTTCTTCTTCCAGCACCGTTTTTAGAAAATGGCCAAAAACATCGTCACCGACGCGACCGACAAAGGCGCTGTTTCCCCCCAGTCTGGCAATGCCAACCGCGACATTGGCTGGCGCACCGCCAGGACATTTCAGATAGCGTTCCGTATCTTCCGGGATGAGATCGACAACGGCGTCGCCCATGACCCAAATTTTGTTTGCCATAAAGTTACTCTTATCAACGATAGTCAGACTATTTGCTAAAATAGAAGAATCGGTTTAGCTAAGCAATACCCTTCACCGCAGAGACGCACCCACATCAATAAAACTTACATTTCCACACCGTGTTGGTGAAAATTTATGCGATAGTCATCACGTTGCCACGGTCATAGGACTAAACAAAAGGGCTTACCATCCGATAGTTATGGGGCGTGGCCAGAATTAATCTGGAAATTAAGCTGCAAAAAGGACGAATGGAGAAGGATATGCGTTACCCCACCTCTTTCTGGGTTTATCCCGGTGCGTAATTACAACCTGCTTTGGGGAATATGGGCGATATGGGCTTTATTGGTTGTCGTCTGGCTTGTTGATATTTATAGCGAATTTTCCCTTCACTATTACGGTCAGGGAGTGGCTGCCATGCTGGCCACAAGTGCCGTGATTGCATTTTTCTATAC
Proteins encoded in this window:
- a CDS encoding aminoimidazole riboside kinase, with amino-acid sequence MANKIWVMGDAVVDLIPEDTERYLKCPGGAPANVAVGIARLGGNSAFVGRVGDDVFGHFLKTVLEEENVDTHYMAYDRHHRTSTVVVSLDDAGERTFTFMVRPSADLFLQPEDLPVFNRREWLHLCSIALSQEPSRSTAFEAMRQIKAALGRVCFDPNIRDDLWQSEQELRDCLTQALMLADVVKLSCEELTFLCPTSDVEEGIQQFMLRYPTRLLLVTLGSEGVWLHDRHQLQHFAAPSVTPVDTTGAGDAFVAGLLHGLAEYDDLSQPLSWDPIIEQAQRCGALATTAKGAMTALPYAQQLYTLPLAKV
- a CDS encoding TRAP transporter small permease codes for the protein MAQSYHLSMDVLYRIAMWVSGLALLIMTLIIPIGIFARYALNSALSWPEPISIICMVTFTFVGAAVSYRANSHIAVSMLTDRLPESGKKICVHLSNLLMLLISLFILYYSTVLCMELWEQPVAEFPLLTAGESYLPLPIGSLITVLFIIEKMFFGPQDQRPVVMLGSS
- a CDS encoding sucrose-6-phosphate hydrolase, with the translated sequence MKEVHLVKRMAHALMSGHSRKQEDPYRPEWHLSPCVGLLNDPNGFIHHNGRYHLFYQWNPLACAHGAKFWGHWSSADLVNWKHEPVALVPSESYESHGCYSGSAVVDHGAITLIYTGNVKYDDGSRTAFQCLARENPNGEYDKLGAVLTLPDGYTGHVRDPKVWRHGDHWYMVLGAQDLDLQGKVVLYRSADLLAWEKIAEIAGSRLGGLGDFGYMWECPDLFPLDGEDILICCPQGVPAEDERYLNTFQAGYFIGSLDYENGDYSHQGFHELDLGFEFYAPQTTLSEDGRRLLFGWMSIPDDNEFFEPTIEHGWIHTMTCARELTLHDDRVYQRPARELQQLRRQHYTWRGAADYASPLPISSAEVLITVQGEFQLNLASQLVLCWDGERVTISRRNRRTGEPEHRYWRGDLRQLQILCDRSSVEIFINDGEAVMSARTFPESEATMTFSGSGQLTLQHWLLAPCVIE
- the exbB gene encoding biopolymer transporter ExbB — its product is MKTAVSNTTQQVLSTWQKKRGAFSAFSRSVLVILLCTAGLSGNAFAAPATTPLSTQNAAQPAAASPSAPVTTDAQAPTSALTLPASAAPGTNNLMKTDLSVWGMYQHADAVVKTVMIGLLLASVITWAIFFSKSVEMSGAKRRLRREYLALEQAKTLDDALETADAFKTGSVAQQLLADAQNELDLSARSDDNNGIKERTAFRLERRVAATGRHMGRGNGYLATVGAVAPFVGLFGTVWGIMNSFIGIAQTQTTNLAVVAPGIAEALLATAIGLVAAIPAVVIYNVFARSIAGYKATVGDVAAQVLLLQSRDLDVAASNDNRASSAAHKLRVG
- a CDS encoding TRAP transporter substrate-binding protein, with the protein product MKLSKTLIGVCLGSTALLMSQAIQAQQIKASDVHPEGYPNVVAVQKMGEKLQAATNGRLEINTFPGGVLGDEKQMIEQAQLGAIDIIRVSMTPVAAILPEIEVFTLPYIFRDEDHLHKVLDGKIGQEIGDKITHSSKSKLVFLGWMDAGTRNLITKQPVAKPEDLKGMKIRVQTSQVALATLKAMGANAIAMGTSEVFSGMQTGVIDGTENNPPTYVAHNYMPVAKNFTWSRHFIIPELFLYSKAKWDKLSKEDQDLILKLAKEAQQEQRVLWNEYNQQSLDKMKAGGVQFHEIDTEYYFKATQPVRDQFGAKYQELIKAVADVQ
- a CDS encoding PTS sucrose transporter subunit IIBC (phosphoenolpyruvate-dependent sugar phosphotransferase system; catalyzes the phosphorylation of incoming sugar substrates concomitant with their translocation across the cell membrane; IIB is phosphorylated by IIA and then transfers the phosphoryl group to the sugar; IIC forms the translocation channel), producing the protein MDINATAAALIPLLGGKENIASAAHCATRLRLVLNDDSLADKKAIENVDGVKGCFQNAGQMQIIFGTGLVNKVYAEFIKAAGISESSKSEAASIAARKLNPLQRLARLLSNIFVPIMPAIIASGLLMGLLGMIKTYGWVDANSAIFVMLDMFSSAAFIILPVLIGFTAAREFGGNPYLGATLGGILTHPALTNAWGVAGGFQTMHFFGMDIAMIGYQGTVFPVLLAVWFMSLVEKRLRKVVPDALDIIVTPFLTVIISGFVAMLLIGPAGRALGDGISLVLSTLIAHAGWFAGLLFGGLYSVIVITGVHHSFHAIEAGLLGNPNIGVNFLLPIWAMANVAQGGACLAVYFKTRDAKTRAIAVPAGLSCLLGITEAAIFGINLRFIKPFLAALAGGALGGAWVVFNHVNMTAVGLTGFPGLAIVQGGSMLNYLIGMLIAFGAAFVISLLLKYKTDSE
- a CDS encoding LacI family DNA-binding transcriptional regulator, encoding MKPTKRITISDIAALAGVSKSTASLVLNGRSKEFRVSDETRDRILAVAHEQRYQPSIHARSLRSSRSNTLGLVVPEMTNYGFAVISRELEMRCREAGLQLLIACTDENASQEMMAVNSLVQRQVDGLIVASSLLSDIEYQKINQQLPVVQFDRIIGDSTLPMVISEAVESTAEMVERIARQHRDEFYFLGGQPRISPTRHRLEGFQLGLTRAGIECQPEWILHGNYHPSAGYEMFAQLCATLGRPPKALFVAACGLMEGVLRYMNQHNLMESGIRLCCFDDHYLFDCLPLKIDTVAQDCENLARNSFEMITSLIAQQPLEEDRRYIPTRIHWRHPDSRA
- the exbD gene encoding TonB system transport protein ExbD is translated as MAMHLKEDVGDDGEMHDINVTPFIDVMLVLLIIFMVAAPLATVDIRVDLPASSAVPQPRPEKPLYLTVKADKQMFLGEEAINDQSLAQVLDAKTSANKETTIFFQADKSVDYETIMSVMDSLRKAGYLKVGLVGAESAAAK
- a CDS encoding carbohydrate porin, which translates into the protein MKPSHLAVTIGLLLSAPFYVSAANTDSIEDRLNAMEQRLQQAEARAQAAEARANAAEKQTQQLATRTTQTEQKTQQVEQRTTALAKQKSFSDGFEFHGYARSGLSINDSATSAKTDIGPGMSPAGQTGGHIGRLGNEDDTYVELKLEHKQKLDNGATTRFKVMMADGQRSYNDWTATTSDLNIREAFVELGSLPTFTDVFKDTTLWAGKRFDRDNFDIHWLDSDVVFLAGTGGGIYDVKWADSAKSNFSLYGRSLGEITSLDNDIKNYVFTANNYVGPFQFMLSGLTAKNNDVKENTGTSRDNITVTNTNAGGKGYHAMVAYHGDSFYGLRDGTSKTAILYGHGLGGEVKSIGSDGNLTNDANTWRFATYGTTALNKTWSFAPSILAQTSKDRYVSGDSYEWVTFNARLIQEITENFALAYEGSYQYMGLDPRGYRSLNQVSGGFYKLTFAPTFKVGDIGNFFSRPELRVFASYMDWDKRLDNYSNDDTFGSTGFKAGGEWNFGIQMETWF